In Gordonia iterans, the following proteins share a genomic window:
- a CDS encoding sigma-70 family RNA polymerase sigma factor encodes MKLTGEALDQKVREAARGDRAALSSVLESVREPVLRYCRARMGAGERHLFSADDVAQEVLMAVMTAVPRYQDQGRPFMAFVYGIASHKVADAMRSAARVKADPVDAVPESIDTSTGPEQRALDSDASRRMARLLENLPEKQREILVLRLVVGMSAEETAEVVGSSAGAVRVAQHRALAKLKKLMTQGGER; translated from the coding sequence ATGAAACTGACAGGTGAGGCGCTGGACCAGAAGGTCCGGGAAGCGGCACGCGGGGACCGCGCAGCGCTGAGCTCAGTGCTCGAGAGTGTGCGAGAACCCGTTCTCCGCTACTGCCGGGCACGGATGGGTGCCGGCGAACGGCACCTGTTCTCGGCCGACGATGTGGCGCAGGAGGTGTTGATGGCGGTGATGACGGCGGTGCCCCGGTACCAAGACCAGGGGCGCCCGTTCATGGCGTTCGTCTACGGCATCGCCTCGCACAAGGTCGCCGATGCCATGCGCTCGGCGGCCCGCGTGAAGGCCGATCCGGTCGACGCCGTGCCCGAATCCATCGACACGTCCACCGGGCCCGAGCAGCGCGCGCTCGACAGCGACGCCAGCCGCCGGATGGCCCGGCTGCTGGAGAACCTGCCGGAGAAACAGCGCGAGATCCTCGTATTGCGCCTGGTGGTCGGCATGTCGGCAGAGGAGACCGCCGAAGTGGTCGGGAGCAGCGCCGGAGCGGTCCGCGTCGCGCAGCACCGGGCGCTGGCGAAACTGAAGAAGCTCATGACCCAGGGAGGTGAACGGTGA
- a CDS encoding anti-sigma-D factor RsdA, with translation MTDDQIRAAGGPNDDTVSVDLNAVRHDDEFLDALIVGSALPLSDAAERELGGLLFAWRTESLAAPAPVQPTLADVEKAIAAQETTAKRRAATRHLRLISGAAAITAVAAAGLLVLSENSQPGDPLWNVKKVVFAEEATQTQATVDVQNNLERAEEALAAGDTGKAVELVDRAERDLRPVSDPATRERMQQWIKRLRDDDGQPDDPLSAARSSDAASLPTDVTSDSEAPTSVTVTVTPSGPSSQPSSPPPSSSTPSSPSSSVPQSSGSPSRPASEQVSPVPSR, from the coding sequence GTGACTGACGACCAGATCCGCGCGGCGGGCGGACCGAACGACGACACCGTGTCCGTCGACCTGAACGCCGTCCGGCACGACGACGAGTTCCTCGATGCTCTGATCGTCGGCAGCGCACTGCCGCTGTCCGACGCGGCGGAGCGCGAGCTGGGCGGACTGCTGTTCGCCTGGCGCACCGAGTCACTGGCCGCGCCGGCACCGGTGCAGCCGACGCTCGCCGACGTCGAGAAGGCGATCGCCGCGCAGGAGACGACGGCCAAGCGACGCGCAGCCACGCGCCACCTGCGGCTGATCTCCGGTGCCGCCGCGATCACCGCCGTCGCCGCGGCTGGCCTGCTGGTTCTCTCGGAGAACTCACAGCCCGGCGATCCGCTGTGGAACGTCAAGAAGGTCGTCTTCGCCGAGGAGGCGACGCAGACTCAGGCGACCGTCGACGTGCAGAACAATCTCGAGCGCGCCGAAGAGGCGCTGGCGGCCGGCGACACGGGCAAGGCCGTCGAGCTGGTCGATCGCGCCGAGCGTGACCTGCGTCCGGTCAGCGACCCGGCGACCCGCGAACGCATGCAGCAGTGGATCAAGCGGTTGCGCGACGACGACGGCCAGCCGGACGATCCGCTGTCCGCCGCCCGGAGTTCGGACGCGGCGTCGCTGCCGACCGATGTCACCAGCGACTCCGAAGCGCCGACGTCGGTGACCGTGACGGTGACGCCCAGCGGGCCCTCGTCGCAGCCGTCGTCACCTCCGCCGTCGTCGTCGACGCCGTCCTCGCCGTCGTCGTCGGTTCCGCAGTCGTCCGGGTCGCCGTCTCGTCCGGCTTCAGAGCAGGTCTCACCGGTTCCCAGCCGCTGA
- a CDS encoding DUF5319 domain-containing protein — protein sequence MHDHFPPGMPPDPFADDPSDPAAALDALEPGVPLDDQEREAVTEDLADLEVYQRLLAPRGIRGLVVVCEDCREDHFHDWDMLRASLLQLLADGSVRPHEPALDPRPEDYVTWDYCRGFADAHALFRDRR from the coding sequence GTGCACGACCACTTTCCTCCCGGCATGCCGCCGGATCCGTTCGCCGACGATCCGAGCGATCCCGCCGCAGCCCTCGACGCGCTGGAACCCGGTGTGCCGCTGGACGATCAGGAGCGCGAGGCGGTCACCGAAGATCTCGCCGATCTCGAGGTGTATCAGCGACTTCTCGCCCCTCGCGGCATCCGTGGACTCGTCGTCGTGTGTGAGGACTGTCGCGAAGATCACTTCCACGACTGGGACATGCTGCGCGCCAGCCTGCTTCAGCTGCTGGCCGACGGTTCGGTGCGCCCGCACGAGCCGGCCCTGGATCCGCGTCCGGAAGACTATGTGACCTGGGACTACTGCCGGGGCTTCGCCGACGCGCACGCCTTGTTCCGCGACCGGCGCTGA
- the guaB gene encoding IMP dehydrogenase codes for MTHVRTGGDDPDKVAMLGLTFDDVLLLPAASEVVPNGVDTSSKLTRDITLNVPLVSSAMDTVTEARMAIAMARAGGMGVLHRNLSVEAQASSVETVKRSEAGMVTDPVTCSPDNTLDEVDRMCAKYRISGLPVVDAGGDLVGIITNRDMRFEHDQSRKVAEVMTPAPLITAQEGVSAEAALGLLRRHKIEKLPIVDGAGRLTGLITVKDFVKTEQHPNATKDADGRLLVGAAVGAGDEAWSRAMALADAGVDVLVVDSAHGHSRGVLDMIARLKGELNGRVQLIGGNVATRGGAQALIDAGVDAVKVGVGPGSICTTRVVAGVGAPQITAILEAVAACKPAGVPVIADGGLQYSGDVAKALAAGASTAMLGSLLAGTAESPGELILVNGKQFKSYRGMGSLGAMQGRGQGKSYSKDRYFQDDVLAEDKLVPEGIEGRVPFRGPLAQVIHQLVGGLRAAMGYTGAHSIAELQEAQFVQITAAGLKESHPHDVTLTAEAPNYYTR; via the coding sequence ATGACGCACGTACGCACCGGTGGAGACGATCCCGACAAGGTCGCAATGCTCGGCCTGACCTTCGACGACGTACTACTTCTGCCCGCCGCGTCGGAGGTGGTTCCGAACGGTGTGGACACCTCCTCGAAGCTCACTCGGGACATCACGCTCAACGTGCCGCTGGTGAGTTCGGCGATGGACACCGTCACCGAGGCCCGGATGGCGATCGCGATGGCCCGCGCCGGCGGCATGGGTGTGCTGCACCGGAATCTGTCGGTCGAGGCGCAGGCGTCGTCGGTGGAGACCGTCAAGCGCTCGGAAGCCGGCATGGTCACCGATCCGGTCACCTGCTCCCCGGACAACACCCTCGACGAGGTCGACCGGATGTGCGCCAAGTACCGCATCTCCGGCCTTCCGGTGGTCGACGCCGGCGGTGACCTGGTCGGCATCATCACCAACCGCGACATGCGCTTCGAGCACGACCAGTCCCGCAAGGTCGCCGAAGTGATGACGCCCGCACCGTTGATCACCGCGCAGGAGGGCGTCTCGGCCGAGGCCGCGCTGGGGCTGCTGCGTCGACACAAGATCGAGAAGCTGCCGATCGTCGACGGCGCGGGCCGCCTCACCGGGCTGATCACCGTCAAGGATTTCGTCAAGACCGAGCAGCATCCGAACGCGACCAAGGACGCCGACGGGCGCTTGCTGGTGGGCGCGGCGGTCGGCGCCGGCGACGAGGCCTGGTCGCGGGCGATGGCGCTGGCCGACGCCGGTGTCGATGTGCTCGTGGTCGACAGCGCCCACGGACATTCGCGCGGCGTGCTGGACATGATCGCCCGGCTCAAGGGTGAACTGAACGGACGGGTGCAGCTGATCGGCGGCAACGTCGCCACGCGCGGTGGCGCCCAGGCGCTCATCGATGCCGGCGTCGACGCGGTCAAGGTGGGTGTCGGACCCGGTTCCATCTGCACCACCCGCGTGGTCGCGGGCGTGGGCGCGCCGCAGATCACGGCGATCCTGGAGGCGGTGGCAGCGTGCAAGCCTGCCGGGGTTCCGGTGATCGCCGACGGCGGTCTCCAGTACTCGGGCGACGTCGCCAAGGCGCTGGCCGCCGGCGCGTCGACGGCGATGCTCGGCTCCCTGCTGGCCGGTACCGCAGAGTCTCCGGGCGAGCTGATCCTGGTCAACGGCAAGCAGTTCAAGAGCTACCGCGGCATGGGTTCACTGGGCGCCATGCAGGGCCGAGGTCAGGGCAAGTCGTACTCCAAGGACAGGTACTTCCAGGACGACGTGCTCGCCGAGGACAAACTCGTCCCCGAGGGCATCGAGGGCCGGGTGCCGTTCCGCGGTCCGCTGGCGCAGGTGATCCATCAGCTGGTCGGCGGTCTGCGTGCCGCCATGGGTTACACCGGTGCGCATTCCATCGCCGAGCTGCAGGAGGCGCAGTTCGTGCAGATCACCGCGGCCGGTCTCAAGGAGTCCCACCCGCACGACGTCACCCTGACGGCCGAAGCGCCCAACTACTACACCCGCTGA
- a CDS encoding GuaB3 family IMP dehydrogenase-related protein, with protein sequence MRDLVEFGMGRTARRTYELEDISIVPSRRTRSSKHTSTAWQIDAYRFEMPFLNHPTDALGSPESVIALGRLGSLGVLNGEGLWARHDDVEAKIGELIDIAENDPDPAAAVRRLQQLHAAPIRSDLLAAAVSTVREAGVTTAVRVSPQHAPELTPALLEAGLEILVVHGTIISAEHVTLVDTGSEDGLLAEPLNLKTFISDLDIPVIAGGVHDHRTALHLMRTGAAGVIVGYGSAEGATTTNEVLGIGVPMATAIADAAAARRDYLDETGGRYVHVIADGDLHTSGDVAKAIACGADAVSLGTLLAASEEAPGRGWYWPSAAAHPDTPRGALLQVAPAEGRASLQRVLTGPSDDPDGLLNVVGALRRSMAKAGYADLKEFQKVGLSVRG encoded by the coding sequence GTGCGTGACCTCGTCGAATTCGGGATGGGCCGGACCGCCCGCCGGACCTATGAACTCGAAGACATCTCGATCGTGCCGTCCCGGCGGACCCGATCGTCGAAGCACACCTCGACCGCCTGGCAGATCGACGCCTACCGGTTCGAGATGCCGTTCCTGAATCACCCCACCGATGCTCTCGGCTCGCCCGAGTCGGTGATCGCGCTTGGCCGGCTCGGGTCGCTCGGCGTCCTCAACGGCGAGGGCCTGTGGGCCCGGCACGACGACGTCGAGGCCAAGATCGGCGAGTTGATCGACATCGCCGAGAACGACCCGGATCCGGCCGCGGCGGTTCGCCGGCTGCAGCAGCTGCACGCCGCGCCGATCCGCTCCGACCTGCTCGCTGCCGCGGTCTCGACGGTGCGCGAGGCCGGGGTGACCACCGCGGTCCGGGTCAGCCCGCAGCACGCGCCGGAGCTGACGCCCGCGCTGCTGGAGGCGGGACTGGAGATCCTCGTCGTGCACGGCACGATCATCTCCGCCGAGCACGTGACACTGGTCGACACCGGCAGCGAGGACGGGCTCCTCGCCGAACCGCTGAACCTGAAGACGTTCATCTCCGATCTGGACATCCCGGTGATCGCCGGCGGCGTGCACGACCACCGCACAGCTCTGCACCTGATGCGAACCGGGGCCGCCGGTGTGATCGTCGGCTACGGCTCCGCAGAGGGGGCGACGACGACCAACGAGGTGCTGGGCATCGGCGTGCCGATGGCGACCGCGATCGCCGACGCCGCTGCGGCGCGGCGCGACTACCTGGACGAGACCGGTGGCCGCTACGTGCACGTGATCGCCGACGGCGACCTGCACACCTCCGGCGACGTCGCGAAGGCGATCGCCTGCGGCGCCGACGCGGTGTCGCTGGGCACCCTGCTGGCTGCGTCGGAGGAGGCGCCGGGACGGGGCTGGTACTGGCCGTCGGCCGCCGCGCACCCGGACACACCGCGCGGCGCGCTCCTTCAGGTGGCGCCCGCGGAGGGCCGCGCGAGCCTGCAGCGGGTGCTGACCGGACCGTCGGACGATCCGGACGGACTCCTCAACGTGGTCGGCGCGCTGCGCCGATCGATGGCCAAGGCGGGCTACGCCGATCTCAAGGAGTTCCAGAAGGTCGGTCTGTCGGTGCGCGGATGA
- a CDS encoding DUF1622 domain-containing protein has translation MEDVFSWVAVAFEALGATSMVVGFLIAIVLGGRALLRGQDGGAAFQTVRRTLAGAIMLGLEILVAADLIRTITSNPSLEEAAILGLIVLIRTVLSLSIQIEIEGVLPWKRALLTSGASVVADEVTRAK, from the coding sequence ATGGAGGACGTCTTCAGCTGGGTCGCCGTCGCCTTCGAGGCGCTCGGCGCGACGTCGATGGTGGTCGGATTCCTGATCGCCATCGTGCTGGGCGGTCGAGCGCTGCTGCGCGGTCAGGACGGCGGTGCCGCCTTCCAGACGGTGCGCCGGACCCTGGCCGGTGCGATCATGCTCGGTCTGGAGATCCTGGTCGCGGCCGATCTGATCCGGACCATCACGTCGAACCCGTCGCTCGAGGAGGCCGCGATCCTGGGGCTGATCGTGCTGATCCGGACCGTGCTGTCGCTCTCCATCCAGATCGAGATCGAGGGCGTGCTGCCGTGGAAGCGCGCGCTGCTGACCAGCGGTGCGAGCGTCGTCGCCGACGAGGTCACGCGCGCCAAGTAA
- a CDS encoding GMC family oxidoreductase N-terminal domain-containing protein produces the protein MASTDFDVLIIGSGFGGSVSALRLVEKGYRVGVIEAGRRFEDHQFAKTSWRLNKFVWAPKLGLMGIQRIHVLKDVMILAGAGVGGGSLNYANTLYKPPTPFFTDPQWNHITDWEDELTPHYEQARRMLGVVTNPTFTNSDRIMKEVAEEMGAGETFGPTPVGVFFGAKTGGEGTPGQTVDDPYFGGAGPRRTACTECGACMTGCRVGAKNTLMKNYLGMAEANGATIIDRTTVDRLEQRSDGTWVVGTHGSSSWGPLGARRRQFTADNVIVAAGTFNTQRLLHHAKYSTLPKLSDAMGELTRTNSESILGAQSAKYDPADDFSEGVAITSSFHPASNTHIEPVRYGKGSNAMAYLQTLLTDGGTRRHRFGQFLRAVLKNPFLLVRLLMVRKWSQRTVIALVMQNNNNSLTTFVRKRGPLKYVTSKQGKGEPNPTWIPEGNEATRRIADKLPGGIAGGTWGDIVNMPMTAHYLGGCVISDDPSTGVIDPYLRVWNYPSLYVTDGAAISANLGVNPSLSICAQAERAASLWPNKGETDPRPAQSEGYRRITPVPPVKPVVPEGAPGALRLPITPVSSTAASSTGASSTVVREAASKPRAAEDVVAEQSGADS, from the coding sequence ATGGCGAGCACTGACTTCGACGTCCTCATCATCGGATCCGGTTTCGGCGGCAGCGTGAGCGCGTTGCGGCTGGTGGAGAAGGGGTACCGGGTCGGCGTGATCGAAGCCGGCCGCCGCTTCGAGGACCACCAGTTCGCCAAGACCAGCTGGCGGCTCAACAAGTTCGTCTGGGCACCCAAGCTCGGGTTGATGGGGATCCAGCGCATCCATGTCCTCAAGGACGTGATGATCCTGGCCGGTGCAGGCGTCGGGGGCGGATCGCTCAACTACGCCAACACCCTGTACAAGCCGCCGACCCCGTTCTTCACCGACCCCCAGTGGAATCACATCACCGACTGGGAGGACGAGCTGACCCCGCACTACGAGCAGGCGCGGCGGATGCTCGGGGTGGTGACCAATCCGACGTTCACCAACTCCGATCGCATCATGAAGGAGGTCGCCGAGGAGATGGGGGCCGGCGAGACCTTCGGACCCACCCCGGTCGGCGTCTTCTTCGGCGCGAAAACCGGCGGGGAGGGCACGCCCGGCCAGACCGTCGACGATCCGTACTTCGGGGGCGCGGGTCCGCGCCGCACCGCGTGCACCGAGTGCGGCGCGTGTATGACCGGCTGTCGGGTCGGGGCCAAGAACACGCTGATGAAGAACTACCTCGGGATGGCCGAGGCCAACGGCGCGACGATCATCGACCGCACCACCGTCGACCGTCTCGAGCAGCGCTCGGACGGTACCTGGGTGGTCGGGACGCACGGGTCGTCGTCGTGGGGACCGCTGGGAGCGCGACGACGCCAGTTCACCGCGGACAACGTGATCGTCGCGGCCGGCACGTTCAACACGCAGCGCCTCCTGCACCATGCCAAGTACTCGACGCTGCCGAAGCTGTCGGACGCGATGGGCGAGCTGACCCGCACCAACTCCGAGTCGATTCTGGGCGCGCAGTCCGCCAAGTACGATCCGGCCGACGACTTCTCCGAGGGCGTGGCGATCACGTCGTCGTTCCATCCGGCATCGAACACGCACATCGAACCGGTCCGCTACGGCAAGGGCAGCAACGCCATGGCCTACCTGCAGACGCTGCTCACCGACGGCGGCACCCGGCGACACCGCTTCGGGCAGTTCCTCAGGGCGGTGCTGAAGAACCCGTTCCTGCTGGTGCGGCTCCTGATGGTCCGCAAGTGGAGTCAGCGGACGGTGATCGCGCTGGTGATGCAGAACAACAACAACTCCCTGACCACCTTTGTGCGCAAGCGCGGACCGCTGAAGTACGTGACCAGCAAGCAGGGCAAGGGCGAGCCGAACCCGACGTGGATCCCGGAGGGCAACGAGGCCACGCGCCGGATCGCCGACAAGCTGCCCGGCGGCATTGCCGGCGGCACCTGGGGCGACATCGTCAACATGCCGATGACCGCGCACTACCTCGGCGGCTGCGTGATCTCCGACGATCCGTCGACCGGCGTGATCGACCCGTACCTGCGCGTGTGGAATTACCCGTCGCTGTACGTGACCGACGGCGCGGCGATCTCGGCGAACCTGGGCGTGAACCCGTCGCTGTCGATCTGCGCGCAGGCCGAACGCGCCGCATCGCTGTGGCCGAACAAGGGGGAGACCGACCCGCGCCCGGCGCAGAGCGAAGGCTATCGGCGCATCACTCCGGTGCCGCCGGTGAAGCCGGTCGTGCCCGAGGGCGCGCCCGGTGCGTTGCGCTTGCCGATCACCCCGGTGTCGTCCACTGCAGCGTCGTCCACTGGGGCGTCGTCCACTGTGGTCCGCGAGGCCGCGTCGAAGCCGCGCGCGGCAGAGGACGTCGTCGCCGAGCAGAGCGGGGCCGACTCCTGA
- a CDS encoding MFS transporter, which translates to MYFVLYLQNQLGYSAFQAGLRLLVFSGVTMVVATVAGRLTDKVPARWMIGPGLMLVGVGLFTMLGLDADSSWTHLIAGFVIAGVGAGLVNPPLASTAVGVVTVDRSGMASGVNNTFRQIGIAVGIAVYGTPFSSAISRGLQQRLDDAPAVDVHAISGAVSSGEQARMLVHVPPGYRADVAQAIGTAFADGMNHLFVISGCVALAGGVAALLLIRQKDFVTTA; encoded by the coding sequence GTGTACTTCGTGCTGTACCTGCAGAATCAGCTCGGCTACAGCGCTTTCCAGGCCGGCTTACGGCTTCTGGTGTTCTCCGGGGTCACCATGGTGGTCGCGACCGTCGCCGGCCGGCTCACCGACAAGGTCCCCGCACGCTGGATGATCGGGCCCGGCCTGATGCTGGTCGGCGTCGGCCTGTTCACCATGCTCGGCCTGGACGCCGACAGCTCGTGGACCCACCTGATCGCTGGATTCGTCATCGCCGGCGTCGGCGCCGGCCTGGTGAATCCACCGCTCGCCTCGACCGCCGTGGGTGTGGTGACCGTCGACCGCTCGGGCATGGCCTCCGGCGTCAACAACACCTTCCGTCAGATCGGCATCGCCGTCGGGATCGCCGTCTACGGCACTCCCTTCTCCTCGGCGATCTCCCGCGGCCTGCAACAGCGACTGGACGACGCCCCCGCCGTCGACGTCCACGCGATCTCTGGCGCCGTCAGTTCGGGTGAACAGGCGCGGATGCTGGTACACGTCCCGCCCGGCTACCGCGCCGACGTCGCCCAGGCGATCGGCACTGCGTTCGCCGACGGCATGAACCACCTTTTCGTCATCAGCGGCTGCGTCGCGCTGGCCGGAGGTGTCGCCGCGCTTCTGCTGATCCGGCAGAAGGACTTCGTCACCACCGCATGA
- the epsC gene encoding serine O-acetyltransferase EpsC, which produces MSDPQSPRPPSPRPPSPLAHRPLLRTLREDLQAACDRDPAARSRLVVALAYPGVHALWFHRVAHRMWTSSLPLRLPARLLSQVARFLTGIEIHPGATIGRRFFIDHGMGVVIGETAEIGEDVLMFHGSTLGGTSMSTGKRHPTVGDRVLIGAGAKVLGPITLGDDAKVGANAVVVHDVPAGYVAVGVAAKTRPGAEAVDPYAEPALYI; this is translated from the coding sequence ATGTCCGACCCGCAGAGTCCGCGGCCGCCGAGTCCGCGGCCGCCGAGTCCGCTGGCGCACAGACCGCTGCTGCGCACTTTGCGCGAGGATCTGCAAGCGGCCTGCGATCGCGACCCGGCGGCCCGGTCCCGCCTGGTCGTGGCGCTGGCCTATCCCGGGGTGCACGCCCTGTGGTTCCACCGCGTGGCCCACCGGATGTGGACCAGTTCCCTGCCCCTGCGGCTCCCGGCACGACTGCTCTCCCAGGTCGCCCGGTTCCTCACCGGAATCGAGATCCATCCGGGCGCCACGATCGGCCGCCGGTTCTTCATCGACCACGGCATGGGCGTGGTGATCGGGGAGACGGCCGAGATCGGCGAGGACGTCCTCATGTTCCACGGCTCCACCCTCGGCGGCACCAGCATGTCCACGGGAAAGCGGCACCCGACGGTCGGCGACCGGGTCCTGATCGGCGCCGGCGCCAAGGTGCTCGGCCCGATCACCCTCGGCGACGACGCGAAGGTCGGCGCCAACGCCGTCGTCGTGCACGACGTCCCGGCCGGGTATGTGGCTGTGGGCGTCGCCGCCAAGACCCGGCCCGGCGCCGAGGCCGTCGACCCGTACGCGGAGCCGGCACTCTACATCTGA
- the cysK gene encoding cysteine synthase A: MSSNVFDDVTTVVGRTPLVRLNRITDGAGATVLAKLEFYNPANSVKDRLAVAIVNAAEADGTLPPGGTIVEATSGNTGIALAMVGAARGYRVVLAMPETMSKERRALLRAFGAELILTPGAEGMAGAVRRSEEIAAERPGAVLARQFANPANAAIHHATTGPEIWTDTDGQVAALVSGIGTGGTVSGAGNYLKEQNPDVKVFAVEPEESPILNGGEPGPHKIQGLGANFVPEVLDRSVYDEVIDVNAGTAIEWARRAATEEGLLVGISSGAALAAAVQVAQRPEFDGKTIVVVLPDFGERYLSTPLFEGLVD, encoded by the coding sequence GTGTCTTCGAATGTCTTCGACGATGTGACCACCGTTGTGGGTCGCACCCCGCTCGTCCGCCTCAACCGGATCACCGACGGCGCCGGTGCCACTGTGCTCGCCAAGCTCGAGTTCTACAACCCGGCGAACTCGGTCAAGGACCGCCTCGCGGTCGCCATCGTGAACGCCGCCGAGGCCGACGGCACGCTGCCGCCGGGCGGCACCATCGTCGAGGCCACCAGCGGCAACACCGGCATCGCCCTGGCCATGGTCGGCGCCGCCCGCGGCTACCGGGTGGTGCTGGCGATGCCCGAGACCATGTCCAAGGAGCGTCGTGCCCTGCTCCGCGCGTTCGGCGCCGAACTGATCCTGACCCCGGGCGCCGAGGGGATGGCGGGCGCCGTCCGCCGCTCCGAGGAGATCGCCGCCGAGCGCCCCGGGGCCGTACTGGCCCGCCAGTTCGCCAACCCGGCCAACGCCGCCATCCACCACGCCACCACCGGTCCGGAGATCTGGACCGACACCGACGGACAGGTGGCCGCGCTGGTGTCCGGCATCGGCACCGGCGGCACCGTGTCCGGCGCCGGCAACTACCTCAAGGAACAGAACCCCGACGTCAAGGTGTTCGCCGTCGAACCCGAGGAATCGCCGATCCTCAACGGCGGCGAGCCCGGACCGCACAAGATCCAGGGTCTCGGTGCGAACTTCGTGCCCGAGGTGCTCGACCGCAGCGTGTACGACGAGGTGATCGACGTCAACGCCGGCACCGCCATCGAGTGGGCCCGCCGCGCCGCCACCGAGGAGGGCCTGCTGGTGGGCATCTCCTCCGGTGCCGCCCTGGCGGCGGCCGTGCAGGTCGCCCAGCGTCCGGAGTTCGACGGCAAGACCATCGTCGTGGTGCTGCCCGACTTCGGCGAACGCTACCTGTCGACCCCGCTCTTCGAAGGGCTCGTGGACTAG
- a CDS encoding energy-coupling factor transporter transmembrane component T family protein encodes MTMLGTYVPGASPIHRLPAGFKLVALVAAIVAISIVVTTPTGAAVALGSVLGVFALAGIGPVRAWPLMRGAMFMVAVIVALQWVLVDWRKAAVIGGILLASIGLAAVITLTTRTTDLLDTVVRALRPLERFGVRTDLIAMALALTIRSIPLIAEVFTQVDQARRARGLRWGPRVLFVPAVLAALETADGFADTLAARGLD; translated from the coding sequence ATGACCATGCTCGGCACCTATGTGCCCGGGGCCTCGCCGATCCACCGCCTGCCCGCGGGGTTCAAGCTGGTCGCTCTCGTCGCAGCGATCGTGGCGATCAGCATCGTCGTGACCACTCCGACGGGTGCAGCGGTCGCGCTGGGATCGGTGCTGGGCGTGTTCGCGCTCGCAGGCATCGGGCCCGTACGGGCGTGGCCCCTGATGCGCGGCGCCATGTTCATGGTGGCGGTCATCGTCGCGCTGCAGTGGGTGCTGGTCGACTGGCGCAAGGCCGCGGTGATCGGCGGCATCCTCCTCGCCTCGATCGGCCTGGCGGCGGTGATCACCCTGACCACCCGCACCACCGACCTGCTGGACACCGTCGTGCGAGCGCTCCGGCCCCTGGAGCGATTCGGAGTCCGCACAGATTTAATCGCGATGGCTCTAGCCTTGACAATCCGCTCCATCCCGCTCATCGCGGAAGTCTTCACCCAGGTGGACCAGGCACGACGTGCCCGGGGGCTGCGCTGGGGACCGCGGGTGCTGTTCGTGCCCGCGGTGCTGGCCGCCCTGGAGACCGCGGACGGCTTCGCAGACACCCTGGCCGCACGCGGCCTCGACTAG
- a CDS encoding VOC family protein produces MSFHAYLFFSGDCAAAFERYGEIFGGEVTVMRNGDVPAEDRMPGTPDESVMHASLRLGENALLMGSDDPTGDDGRKVGFSVSYTAPDLAAAERVYEQLADGGEAQMPIAKTFWSEGFGMCTDRFGVPWMIDVDQAPE; encoded by the coding sequence ATGTCCTTCCACGCATACCTCTTCTTCAGCGGCGACTGCGCCGCAGCATTCGAACGCTACGGTGAGATCTTCGGCGGCGAGGTCACCGTGATGCGCAACGGCGACGTCCCGGCCGAAGACCGGATGCCGGGAACACCGGACGAGTCGGTGATGCACGCGTCCCTGCGCCTCGGCGAGAACGCCCTCCTCATGGGCTCGGACGATCCCACCGGCGACGACGGCCGCAAGGTCGGCTTCTCGGTGTCCTACACGGCACCGGACCTGGCGGCCGCCGAACGCGTCTACGAGCAGCTCGCCGACGGCGGCGAGGCGCAGATGCCGATCGCCAAGACCTTCTGGTCGGAGGGCTTCGGCATGTGCACCGACCGCTTCGGCGTCCCGTGGATGATCGACGTCGACCAGGCGCCGGAGTGA